A genomic segment from Malaclemys terrapin pileata isolate rMalTer1 chromosome 1, rMalTer1.hap1, whole genome shotgun sequence encodes:
- the LOC128831934 gene encoding ecto-ADP-ribosyltransferase 5-like isoform X1, translated as MTPITLEQGSQGRHFSWLMLRFSWNFLPVPQVRMTFLLITVTYLCAHTLMDISQVNCQPVLDMAFNAFDDQYIGCTEDMENIIKSKLLRQEKLRHKVFSKRWEAAKKQWNNNKKNLSLPRGFKDENGIAILAYTSGGEIPLYQEFNKAVREAGKSRAYYLKHFPFKALHFYLTRALQLLKRDCAEMYEMEVYRGVRSLRYQPGKRGGMVRFGTFASSSLDRNVAHRFGSATFFTIRTCFGVPIADFSYIRDEEEVLIPVYERFRVCNFTQDKNSNLFVLHSTNRTFSRYNCVYIEGKKGRGWA; from the exons ATGACCCCAATCACCTTGGAACAAGGGAGTCAGGGCAGGCATTTCTCTTGGTTGATGTTGAGATTCTCGTGGAATTTTCTTCCTGTCCCCCAGGTGAGGATGACATTTCTGCTGATCACCGTGACTTACCTTTGCGCTCACACATTGATGGACATCTCTCAG GTGAATTGCCAGCCGGTGCTGGACATGGCATTCAATGCTTTTGATGACCAGTATATCGGCTGCACAGAGGACATGGAAAATATAATCAAGTCTAAACTGCTGCGGCAAGAGAAGTTAAGGCACAAGGTGTTTAGCAAAAGATGGGAAGCTGCAAAAAAACAATggaataataataagaaaaaccTCTCTCTGCCTAGAGGGTTTAAGGATGAGAATGGAATAGCAATCCTGGCCTATACCAGCGGAGGTGAGATACCTTTGTACCAGGAGTTCAACAAAGCCGTGAGAGAGGCTGGTAAATCCCGAGCATATTATCTCAAACATTTCCCGTTCAAAGCCCTTCATTTTTACTTGACCAGAGCATTGCAGCTCCTGAAGAGAGACTGTGCAGAGATGTACGAGATGGAGGTGTACAGGGGAGTCCGTTCTCTCCGCTACCAACCCGGTAAGAGAGGTGGCATGGTCCGGTTTGGGACGTTTGCCTCTTCATCTTTAGACAGGAATGTAGCTCACAGATTTGGCTCAGCCACATTCTTCACCATCCGGACGTGCTTCGGGGTCCCCATCGCAGACTTCTCTTATATCCGAGACGAGGAAGAAGTGCTGATTCCAGTCTATGAGAGATTTAGGGTGTGCAACTTCACCCAGGACAAGAACAGCAACTTATTTGTCCTCCACAGCACAAACCGGACCTTCAGCCGTTACAACTGCGTCTACATAGAAG GAAAGAAAGGGCGAGGGTGGGCCTAG
- the LOC128831934 gene encoding ecto-ADP-ribosyltransferase 5-like isoform X2 has translation MTFLLITVTYLCAHTLMDISQVNCQPVLDMAFNAFDDQYIGCTEDMENIIKSKLLRQEKLRHKVFSKRWEAAKKQWNNNKKNLSLPRGFKDENGIAILAYTSGGEIPLYQEFNKAVREAGKSRAYYLKHFPFKALHFYLTRALQLLKRDCAEMYEMEVYRGVRSLRYQPGKRGGMVRFGTFASSSLDRNVAHRFGSATFFTIRTCFGVPIADFSYIRDEEEVLIPVYERFRVCNFTQDKNSNLFVLHSTNRTFSRYNCVYIEGKKGRGWA, from the exons ATGACATTTCTGCTGATCACCGTGACTTACCTTTGCGCTCACACATTGATGGACATCTCTCAG GTGAATTGCCAGCCGGTGCTGGACATGGCATTCAATGCTTTTGATGACCAGTATATCGGCTGCACAGAGGACATGGAAAATATAATCAAGTCTAAACTGCTGCGGCAAGAGAAGTTAAGGCACAAGGTGTTTAGCAAAAGATGGGAAGCTGCAAAAAAACAATggaataataataagaaaaaccTCTCTCTGCCTAGAGGGTTTAAGGATGAGAATGGAATAGCAATCCTGGCCTATACCAGCGGAGGTGAGATACCTTTGTACCAGGAGTTCAACAAAGCCGTGAGAGAGGCTGGTAAATCCCGAGCATATTATCTCAAACATTTCCCGTTCAAAGCCCTTCATTTTTACTTGACCAGAGCATTGCAGCTCCTGAAGAGAGACTGTGCAGAGATGTACGAGATGGAGGTGTACAGGGGAGTCCGTTCTCTCCGCTACCAACCCGGTAAGAGAGGTGGCATGGTCCGGTTTGGGACGTTTGCCTCTTCATCTTTAGACAGGAATGTAGCTCACAGATTTGGCTCAGCCACATTCTTCACCATCCGGACGTGCTTCGGGGTCCCCATCGCAGACTTCTCTTATATCCGAGACGAGGAAGAAGTGCTGATTCCAGTCTATGAGAGATTTAGGGTGTGCAACTTCACCCAGGACAAGAACAGCAACTTATTTGTCCTCCACAGCACAAACCGGACCTTCAGCCGTTACAACTGCGTCTACATAGAAG GAAAGAAAGGGCGAGGGTGGGCCTAG